In Achromobacter spanius, the following proteins share a genomic window:
- a CDS encoding LysR family transcriptional regulator — MRNLDLDALQIFKAVADQGGVARAAAHLNRVQSNVSTRLKQLEASLNAPLFRRQNRRLVLSDQGRVLLSYADRLLRLSDEAQAAVRDGAPQGVLRIGTMESTAAARLPPILAAYHAAWPQVGIELVTGTSGALAAKVRNYEIEAAFVAQPFPDEGLAAMDAFDEDLALISPLAWGDIDGARDVGGRTVIAFAAGCSYRRILESWLNHEGVAPGRVMEFASYHAIVACVAAGSGVAIVPRSVLAVLGAEHSVRVSALSGPYGQARTQLVWRADDDTPALQALRRQLQPEGN, encoded by the coding sequence ATGAGAAACTTGGATCTCGATGCCTTGCAGATTTTCAAAGCGGTGGCCGACCAGGGCGGCGTGGCGCGCGCCGCCGCGCACTTGAACCGGGTGCAGTCCAACGTGTCGACCCGCTTGAAGCAGTTGGAGGCGTCGTTGAACGCCCCGCTTTTCCGGCGTCAGAATCGCCGGCTGGTGCTGTCGGATCAGGGGCGGGTGCTGCTGTCATACGCTGACCGCCTCTTGCGCCTGTCCGACGAAGCCCAGGCCGCCGTGCGCGATGGCGCGCCGCAAGGCGTGCTGCGCATCGGCACCATGGAAAGCACGGCGGCCGCGCGCTTGCCGCCGATTCTGGCGGCCTATCACGCGGCCTGGCCGCAAGTGGGCATTGAACTTGTCACCGGCACGTCGGGCGCGCTGGCGGCCAAGGTGCGCAACTACGAGATCGAAGCCGCTTTTGTGGCCCAGCCGTTTCCCGACGAGGGCCTGGCTGCGATGGATGCCTTCGATGAAGACTTGGCGTTGATCTCGCCGCTGGCCTGGGGCGACATCGACGGCGCCCGCGACGTGGGCGGCCGCACGGTGATCGCGTTCGCAGCGGGGTGCTCGTATCGGCGCATCCTGGAATCCTGGCTGAACCACGAAGGCGTGGCGCCGGGGCGCGTGATGGAATTTGCGTCGTATCACGCCATCGTGGCGTGTGTGGCCGCGGGCTCTGGCGTGGCCATCGTGCCGCGTTCGGTGTTGGCGGTGTTGGGGGCGGAGCATTCCGTGCGCGTCAGTGCTTTGTCCGGCCCGTACGGGCAGGCGCGCACGCAGTTGGTCTGGCGCGCGGATGACGACACACCCGCGCTGCAGGCGCTGCGTCGGCAGTTGCAGCCTGAAGGCAATTGA